A stretch of the Arthrobacter sp. PAMC 25486 genome encodes the following:
- a CDS encoding ribose-5-phosphate isomerase, whose translation MSATETTGYRIVVGNDEAGVEYKNAFVALLEADPRVLSVEDIGVGAHDKRAYPHVAVDAARKVADGEADRALLICGTGLGVAIAANKVPGIRAVTAHDSYSVERSVLSNNAQVLTMGQRVIGLELAKRLVTEWLSYTFDELSASAEKVDAICSYEPNYTKAV comes from the coding sequence ATGAGCGCCACGGAAACAACTGGTTACCGGATCGTCGTCGGAAACGATGAGGCTGGTGTCGAGTACAAGAACGCCTTCGTGGCACTCCTCGAAGCAGACCCCCGCGTCCTCTCAGTTGAGGACATCGGCGTCGGCGCACACGACAAGCGGGCCTACCCCCACGTTGCTGTCGATGCTGCACGTAAGGTTGCTGACGGAGAAGCTGACCGCGCACTGCTTATTTGCGGCACCGGTCTGGGCGTCGCCATCGCAGCCAACAAGGTCCCCGGCATCCGTGCCGTCACCGCGCACGACAGCTACTCGGTGGAACGCTCCGTGCTGAGCAACAACGCACAGGTGCTCACCATGGGCCAGCGCGTCATTGGCTTGGAACTGGCCAAGAGACTGGTCACCGAATGGCTCTCCTACACTTTCGATGAACTCTCTGCTTCGGCGGAAAAAGTCGATGCGATTTGCTCCTACGAACCGAACTACACGAAGGCAGTCTGA